A single Gambusia affinis linkage group LG22, SWU_Gaff_1.0, whole genome shotgun sequence DNA region contains:
- the zbtb2b gene encoding zinc finger and BTB domain-containing protein 2b: MELANHGLILLQQLNAQREFGFLCDCTVAIGDVFFKAHKAVLAAFSNYFRMLFIHQDSDCVRLKAADIQPDIFSYLLNLMYTGKLAPQLIDPARLEQGVRFLHAYPLLQEASQSVYSHPDQSINLSTSLYGIQISDQQVALSASVPARRQLSSPFDLEQLNSEGKVSSPATMSFTNALLSKQAASPPDIEASTSSMKASGEEGAMDVLSADGSSATAILHVKPSIMKRSSSFRKYYSCHLCKSRFTQRSLLREHLLQHTQALQQAAVEPSKAPLLPAVIRENSLLAEGSSKGNKAGSSASATAVEIISDSEQTLVSGTNSDSPQAEVSTSTWGVGGLSSQADTPPPSDIADIDNLENADLDREVKRRKYECSTCGRKFIQKSHWREHMYIHTGKPFKCSACGKSFCRANQAARHVCLNQGADTYTMVDRQSMELCAAGEDSNQMEAMFLGSSKPYKCNICATTFSSPAEVIKHLCFSQGGLAGLPGSAGAGMLLQQEDVSKDEGSDLSNSGTPPEPIKTEEILVE, encoded by the exons ATGGAGTTGGCCAACCATGGTCTTATCCTGCTGCAACAGCTTAACGCTCAGAGGGAATTTGGCTTCCTGTGCGACTGCACTGTGGCTATTGGAGACGTCTTCTTCAAAGCTCACAAAGCGGTCCTCGCTGCCTTCTCCAACTACTTCAGAATGCTCTTTATTCACCAGGACAG TGACTGCGTGCGTCTGAAGGCCGCTGACATCCAGCCAGATATCTTCAGCTATCTCCTCAACTTGATGTACACAGGCAAGCTCGCCCCCCAGCTGATAGACCCGGCGCGTCTCGAGCAGGGAGTCAGATTCCTCCACGCGTATCCGCTCCTGCAGGAGGCCAGCCAGTCGGTGTATTCCCACCCCGATCAGAGCATCAACCTCTCCACCTCGCTCTACGGCATCCAGATATCCGACCAGCAAGTGGCGCTGTCAGCCAGCGTACCGGCTCGTCGACAGCTCTCCTCACCCTTTGACTTGGAGCAGCTGAACTCAGAGGGGAAAGTGTCCTCCCCCGCCACGATGTCGTTCACAAACGCCCTACTGTCCAAGCAAGCTGCATCGCCCCCTGATATCGAGGCCTCAACCAGCAGCATGAAGGCATCTGGTGAGGAGGGGGCAATGGACGTACTGAGCGCAGATGGTTCCTCCGCCACTGCGATCCTCCATGTAAAGCCGAGCATAATGAAGAGAAGTTCCTCCTTCAGGAAGTATTACTCATGCCACCTCTGCAAGAGCAGATTCACCCAGAGAAGTCTGCTGAGAGAACATCTCCTGCAGCACACACAGGCTCTTCAGCAGGCAGCAGTGGAGCCGAGCAAGGCTCCACTGCTGCCTGCTGTGATCAGAGAGAACAGCTTGTTGGCAGAGGGGTCTTCTAAAGGAAACAAGGCCGGCTCGAGCGCCTCAGCCACAGCTGTGGAGATCATCAGCGACAGCGAACAAACTCTCGTTTCAGGTACCAACTCTGACTCTCCCCAAGCAGAGGTGTCCACCTCCACGTGGGGGGTGGGAGGGTTAAGCTCTCAGGCAGACACCCCGCCTCCATCGGACATCGCAGACATTGACAACCTGGAGAATGCCGACCTAGACCGCGAAGTGAAGCGCAGGAAGTACGAGTGCTCCACGTGCGGACGCAAGTTCATTCAGAAGAGCCACTGGCGCGAGCACATGTACATCCACACGGGGAAACCCTTCAAATGCAGCGCGTGTGGGAAGAGCTTTTGCCGTGCCAACCAAGCCGCCCGTCACGTCTGCCTGAATCAGGGGGCCGACACCTACACCATGGTGGACCGGCAGAGCATGGAGCTCTGCGCTGCAGGGGAAGACAGCAACCAGATGGAGGCCATGTTCTTGGGCTCCTCGAAGCCTTACAAGTGCAACATTTGTGCGACGACCTTTTCCAGCCCTGCTGAGGTGATCAAACACCTGTGCTTCTCCCAAGGGGGATTAGCAGGACTGCCGGGAAGCGCAGGTGCAGGCATGCTGCTGCAGCAAGAAGATGTCTCCAAAGATGAAGGGTCTGATTTGTCCAACTCTGGCACCCCACCAGAACCAATAAAGACTGAGGAGATTCTCGTAGAATAG
- the armt1 gene encoding LOW QUALITY PROTEIN: damage-control phosphatase ARMT1 (The sequence of the model RefSeq protein was modified relative to this genomic sequence to represent the inferred CDS: substituted 1 base at 1 genomic stop codon) — MAAGQIGHGVPPSLSAKVTGSFAYLTIRDRMPTILTKAIDTIHRNKNKFFEEHGEEGISAEKQAISLLSKLRNELLTDKPLLELMDGLSDTESWNQYMQRQQSQLGDQELVSWFKSPWLYVECYMYRRIQEAIWLNPPINNFDVFNEGKTQSFFESQQAVMALCTYLGDIQKSMEKLSENQLSEYFNKLLQVSLWGNKCDLSISAGQENSQKASPIDSLNSLQSFILVNDSDMVWLTLNSSRRLEGSGKKTADRVDIVLDNAGFELVTDLVLADFLVSSGLARHIHFHGKCFPWFVSDVTANDFQWTIRQTMAANHKWMSKSGYQWQSYLKEAIWSYHDHPFXTQPHEFCDMAADAPDLYATLQESDLVLFKGDLNYRKLTGDRDWGHTVDFCSALRGFEPAPLCSLRTLKANVQVGLQPEQGEKLSTQDPSWMTNGKYAVIQFHSPKLE, encoded by the exons ATGGCGGCGGGTCAAATTGGCCACGGAGTTCCTCCTTCACTGTCTGCCAAAGTGACGGG gtcGTTTGCTTATTTGACTATAAGAGACAGAATGCCAACCATTTTGACTAAAGCTATAGACACAATACATCgtaacaaaaacaagttttttgaGGAACATGGAGAG GAGGGGATCAGTGCGGAGAAACAAGCAATATCTCTACTGTCTAAGCTGAGGAATGAGCTACTAACCGATAAGCCACTACTGGAATTGATGGACGGCTTGTCAGACACAGAGTCCTGGAACCAGTACATGCAGAGACAGCAGAGCCAGCTGGGTGACCAGGAGCTTGTTAGCTGGTTCAAGTCACCCTGGTTGTATGTGGAGTGCTACATGTACAGGAGGATACAAGAGGCAATCTGGCTTAA tcctCCAATAAACAACTTTGACGTCTTTAACGAGGGAAAGACCCAAAGTTTTTTTGAGTCTCAGCAGGCTGTGATGGCTTTGTGTACTTACCTGGGAGACATTCAGAAGAGCATGGAGAAGCTGTCAGAGAACCAGCTGTCTGAATATTTCAACAAACTGCTCCAG GTTTCTCTTTGGGGGAACAAATGTGATCTTTCCATCTCTGCTGGTCAAGAGAACTCCCAGAAGGCTAGTCCAATAGATTCCCTCAACAGCTTACAGTCTTTCATCTTGGTGAATGATTCCGACATGGTGTGGTTGACTCTTAATTCGTCAAGAAGGCTAGAGGGGTCagggaaaaaaactgcagacagaGTTGACATTGTGCTTGACAATGCTGGCTTTGAGCTGGTCACTGACTTAGTCTTAGCAGATTTTCTGGTGTCTTCGGGCCTCGCGCGTCACATTCATTTTCACGGCAAATGCTTCCCGTGGTTCGTCTCTGATGTCACGGCTAACGACTTTCAGTGGACCATCCGGCAGACTATGGCAGCCAATCATAAGTGGATGAGTAAGAGTGGCTACCAGTGGCAGAGCTATCTCAAAGAGGCTATTTGGAGCTATCACGACCATCCGTTCTAGACTCAGCCCCACGAGTTCTGCGACATGGCAGCTGATGCACCCGACCTGTATGCAACCCTGCAGGAATCAGACCTGGTGCTATTTAAAGGTGATCTCAACTACAGGAAGCTGACAGGGGACAGAGACTGGGGCCATACGGTGGATTTCTGTTCTGCACTGAGAGGTTTTGAGCCTGCACCACTCTGCAGTTTGAGAACCCTCAAAGCCAATGTGCAGGTCGGTCTGCAGCCGGAACAGGGGGAGAAGCTGAGCACCCAAGACCCATCATGGATGACCAATGGGAAGTATGCTGTTATTCAATTCCACAGCCCCAAGTTGGAGTAG